The Cupriavidus necator DNA window CCGGAGGCGGGCACGCGCGCGTTTACGGTGGCCTCGACCCCCGGCGCCGACATGCGCGCCGGCCCGCTGACCTACACCGGCCGCACGCTGGATGTGGCGCTGCAAGGCAATGGCTGGCTGGTGGTGCAGGCACCGGACGGCACTGAGGCCTACACCCGCGCCGGCGCGCTGCAGGTGGCGCAGGACGGCCAGGTGCAGACCATCTCCGGCCTGCCGGTGATGGGCGATGGCGGTCCGCTGGCGGTGCCGCCGGGCTCGCAGGTGACCATCGGCACCGACGGCACCATCACCGCGCGCGGCCCCGGCGAAGCCTCTGCCGGCCTGGCGCAGGTGGGCCGGCTGCGCGTGGTCAACCCGCCCAACGACGCCATCGCGCGCGGCGATGACGGCCTGTTCCGCCTGCGTCCCGGCGCGCAGCCGCTGGAGGCCGATCCCACCGTGCGCGTGATCTCGGGCGCGCTGGAAGGCAGCAAC harbors:
- the flgF gene encoding flagellar basal-body rod protein FlgF, which codes for MDRMIYTALSGAKQILDQQAAVSNNLANVSTPAFRAQVNLYRAVPVVGPEAGTRAFTVASTPGADMRAGPLTYTGRTLDVALQGNGWLVVQAPDGTEAYTRAGALQVAQDGQVQTISGLPVMGDGGPLAVPPGSQVTIGTDGTITARGPGEASAGLAQVGRLRVVNPPNDAIARGDDGLFRLRPGAQPLEADPTVRVISGALEGSNVNPTEAMVEMIANARRFEMQMKMIQGADGNEQRANQLLSTN